From the Leptolyngbya sp. O-77 genome, one window contains:
- a CDS encoding T3SS effector HopA1 family protein, which produces MFDYLVRRNICDRQLESVISIEAKSSKNFNLLVRLTGDRLLLVKQEPLDAQGNAAGDLLIEGEVQSLFQAHSELSSLIPLTAGILLFDPANHILVMNYLQDYLDLETFYAERQMFPTAIAHQLGHLAAQFHRTTLDYWPIYHQLHPDEEVLHRAALQQTQTAAMAEDDIATIVPNFEDGLEWLTPEDLGRISEDGQRFFELYFQAEDLRRAIAHLSEIYDPCCLTHQDFKFGNVLLHRNWPQLIRAASKELKESAESAKKSSANNQPWNAAPQPLRLIDWEKAEWGDPALDMGFLIACYLRLWLQSLVVSGLDLTEALRLAAVPLEALQPSLRSLVRGYAAAFPEMGRSPDFWQRAMQFAGYSLVRTLRVKALHFEPLGNVGICTMQVANSLLNRPDASIRSIFGGPLQDWLDSKASDPELGNQPDSQSDLAATSGSGELAGSPATVPNATPTLKLPPGAGLDDLLRHLHISAEGRIYHDRCPAAVLVEDDRPFDQLPPEVQRSYLRLQLRNVIYDLYFCGRQLTDQPAATDLRNSVQAGVDVEFFEQLSAANTGQGYFDAGWIVTQIDETTALVQRNGLILRLERDRHLSPSQRHPAVGNAVAVWMPPHRMDASFYTVLGDRGPISPDVPAVQVYFNLSPAGAIALMHVLIPALNTAALPFALSLLHDPADYDRRDSAILRICQVDWAAAAPMLRQAYLAVRSHLQRAVPLFTKALAPGVGLAEEPIEEACNEAIEFGLHRAQLVADGLLDSADPTTRLAAIARQFQQAGLLLDRPYLNPGAGDRYSL; this is translated from the coding sequence GTGTTTGATTATTTGGTGAGGCGTAATATCTGCGATCGCCAATTAGAATCTGTCATTTCTATCGAAGCCAAGTCTTCCAAAAACTTTAATTTGCTGGTGCGGCTGACGGGCGATCGCCTGCTGTTGGTGAAACAAGAGCCGCTGGATGCCCAGGGCAATGCCGCTGGAGATTTGCTGATTGAAGGAGAGGTGCAATCGCTGTTTCAAGCGCATTCTGAACTGAGCAGCTTGATTCCTTTAACGGCGGGCATTTTGCTGTTTGATCCAGCCAATCACATCCTGGTGATGAACTATCTTCAGGACTATCTCGATCTGGAAACTTTCTATGCCGAACGGCAGATGTTTCCAACGGCGATCGCCCACCAGTTAGGGCATCTGGCCGCACAATTTCACCGCACTACATTGGACTATTGGCCGATCTATCACCAGCTTCATCCCGACGAGGAGGTGCTTCATCGGGCCGCCCTCCAGCAAACCCAAACGGCGGCGATGGCAGAGGATGACATCGCGACGATTGTTCCTAATTTTGAAGACGGGCTGGAGTGGCTGACTCCAGAAGATTTGGGGCGGATCAGCGAAGATGGGCAGCGGTTTTTTGAGCTGTATTTTCAGGCTGAGGATTTGCGGAGGGCGATCGCCCATTTAAGCGAGATTTACGACCCCTGCTGCCTCACGCACCAAGATTTCAAATTCGGCAATGTGCTATTGCATCGCAACTGGCCGCAGTTGATTCGAGCCGCCTCTAAAGAATTAAAAGAATCAGCAGAATCAGCTAAAAAATCATCCGCGAACAATCAGCCTTGGAATGCTGCCCCGCAACCCCTGCGCCTGATCGACTGGGAAAAGGCGGAATGGGGCGACCCAGCGCTGGATATGGGCTTTCTGATTGCTTGCTATCTGCGGCTATGGCTACAGAGTTTGGTGGTGTCGGGGCTGGATTTGACCGAGGCGCTGCGGCTGGCGGCCGTGCCACTGGAGGCTCTCCAGCCGTCGCTGCGATCGCTCGTGCGGGGCTATGCGGCGGCGTTTCCCGAAATGGGGCGATCGCCAGACTTTTGGCAGCGGGCGATGCAGTTTGCGGGCTATAGCCTGGTTCGCACGCTGCGGGTCAAGGCGCTACATTTCGAGCCGCTGGGCAATGTGGGCATTTGCACGATGCAGGTGGCGAATTCGCTGCTCAATCGGCCCGATGCGTCGATTCGGTCGATTTTTGGCGGGCCGCTTCAGGACTGGCTAGACAGTAAAGCATCTGACCCAGAATTGGGCAACCAGCCAGATAGCCAATCCGACCTTGCGGCGACATCTGGCTCTGGCGAACTAGCAGGTTCCCCCGCGACAGTTCCAAACGCGACCCCGACGCTCAAGCTGCCGCCCGGAGCGGGGCTAGACGATTTGCTGCGACATCTCCACATCAGCGCGGAGGGACGGATTTATCACGATCGCTGTCCGGCGGCGGTGCTAGTAGAAGACGATCGCCCCTTTGACCAGTTGCCGCCAGAGGTGCAGCGCTCCTACCTTCGGCTCCAGCTTCGCAATGTGATCTATGACCTTTACTTTTGTGGACGGCAACTGACCGACCAGCCTGCGGCGACGGATCTGCGAAACTCGGTGCAGGCTGGGGTGGATGTGGAATTTTTTGAGCAGCTTAGCGCGGCAAACACAGGACAGGGCTATTTTGACGCGGGCTGGATTGTCACCCAGATCGACGAAACGACGGCCTTGGTTCAGCGCAATGGGTTGATCTTGCGGCTGGAGCGCGATCGCCATTTATCTCCCTCCCAAAGACATCCGGCAGTGGGCAACGCGGTTGCAGTGTGGATGCCGCCCCATCGCATGGACGCGAGTTTTTATACCGTGTTGGGCGATCGCGGCCCGATTTCGCCCGATGTACCAGCGGTGCAAGTCTATTTCAACCTGTCGCCTGCGGGGGCGATCGCCCTCATGCACGTCCTGATTCCGGCGCTAAATACGGCGGCGCTGCCCTTTGCACTCAGCCTGCTGCACGACCCGGCCGACTATGATCGGCGCGATTCAGCCATCTTGCGAATTTGCCAGGTCGATTGGGCAGCGGCGGCTCCGATGCTGCGGCAGGCTTATCTAGCCGTGCGATCGCACCTCCAGCGGGCCGTGCCTCTGTTTACCAAGGCCCTCGCGCCGGGAGTGGGGCTAGCGGAGGAACCGATTGAGGAAGCCTGCAACGAGGCGATCGAGTTTGGGCTGCACCGCGCTCAGTTGGTTGCCGATGGGCTGCTAGACAGCGCCGACCCAACCACGCGGCTAGCGGCGATCGCCCGTCAGTTTCAGCAGGCAGGGCTGTTGCTTGACCGGCCATATCTGAATCCTGGTGCGGGCGATCGCTACTCGCTTTGA
- a CDS encoding IS4 family transposase: MALLGSRSESKQYEERLQALNIRGIKVKISTFSKASKNRDPQILYDLFWVLKQELHKRHKIDAAKLTLFPLDSTIVSLTSKLLWAQGIHQVKLFSGLDLMTHEPGGVFIHFGQGHDSKHGKETIDAVPDNSVGVMDRGFFSLARIRYLLNQENRYFIVRIKNNISLKMLENGNFLIGTGKEQVEARVVAFCDLESQTEYRLSTNLPIGGENTISNEEISEFYRLRWQIELFWKFLKMHLKLDRLITKNVNGIEMQIYACLVAYVILQLVTIPKEFGNKVLDKLRYLQAFMCENISYAHWLQKLVFC; encoded by the coding sequence TTGGCTCTCCTTGGTTCTCGATCAGAGTCAAAGCAGTATGAGGAGCGTCTTCAAGCGTTAAATATTCGTGGCATCAAGGTCAAGATTTCTACTTTTTCTAAAGCCAGCAAGAACCGTGATCCCCAGATACTTTATGATCTTTTTTGGGTATTGAAGCAGGAACTCCACAAAAGGCATAAGATTGATGCTGCAAAGCTGACTTTATTTCCGCTGGATTCAACCATTGTTAGTTTGACGAGCAAGTTGCTCTGGGCGCAGGGTATTCACCAAGTAAAGCTGTTTAGTGGTTTAGATTTAATGACACATGAGCCGGGGGGTGTTTTCATCCACTTTGGTCAAGGTCATGACAGTAAACATGGGAAGGAAACGATCGATGCTGTGCCTGATAATAGTGTCGGGGTCATGGATCGGGGCTTTTTTAGCCTAGCTCGAATTCGCTATTTACTGAATCAAGAGAATCGCTACTTTATCGTCAGAATCAAGAATAATATTAGTCTCAAGATGCTAGAAAATGGCAACTTCTTGATTGGCACGGGTAAGGAGCAAGTTGAAGCACGGGTTGTCGCCTTTTGTGATTTAGAATCACAAACAGAATATCGCTTGTCAACGAATCTACCGATAGGGGGAGAAAATACCATTTCCAATGAGGAAATTAGCGAATTTTATCGTTTGCGTTGGCAGATAGAGTTATTTTGGAAATTTCTGAAGATGCATCTGAAACTAGATCGACTAATTACTAAGAATGTGAACGGGATTGAGATGCAGATTTATGCGTGTTTGGTAGCTTATGTGATTTTGCAATTGGTGACAATTCCGAAAGAATTTGGCAACAAAGTATTAGATAAGCTACGATATTTACAGGCTTTTATGTGTGAAAATATCAGTTATGCCCACTGGCTCCAAAAATTAGTGTTTTGTTGA